The stretch of DNA AGAGGATGTCATCCACCAGTTTTCCGTCCTAAATTCCTGGCAGGAccttgaagtttgtacacttttctTTCCGGAATGGTTTAATGTGTTCCCGCAATGTGCCACAAATGTGTGGAAGtctataaaaatgcttcacgAAATTGCTAAATGGGCACAAAGATGCCATCAAGAAACAGCCGGATGctgaaaaggaagttccttagatcccttagaaacttcctgttGCATTGGGAAGTCTTCCTGCACAACTTCCAGGCACTTATGggactttccgggaagcacatcaaaccgttccgggaagaaaagtaCAAAAACTTCAAGTTGCAATTCCTGGCCAAGATTTcctgggaaatttttatttttcccctaagaaaaatcaaacccCCACCTCTTAATTAAATCTCATTTATTTCGCTGTGAAAAGTGACTTACAATGCTATGTacgaaagaaaaactatttatattaattttaaataaaacaagtccctattcatttattttttttaaatcgattaaaagtttcttttatgagataaaaccttaaaaaaaaattacaaaagttgGTTCGGAAGTGAGGttatgaatgttttttttttttaattttattatttacggCCGCGAACTTCATGTCCATAGGGCCTGGTTATGAATGTTGGTTTTAGCTAGAACCATGCAAATTGGCACAAGTTCTTAATTCTAAGTAGATTGGCGTACGacgtttttttaattgcatcGCCCAACACAAATTTCTGCTTTTGGTTGAAATAtatacaagatttttttatcaattggCGGTATTCtgagataaatataaagatcaaaataaagaaaaaaaccaagatttggtattctactttaaaattccaagaaattttcaggataatcttggaaattcaaaatatttcaagatttggtattctaagatagagatttacggtcgaaccataacctaaaaatcttgtttctccatacaacttccaagacttttagtattctgagatacgaatcaaaatcaaaatcaagatttacaaaatgagttgtcaaaagaggcttggataaaaatattccaagattctgtattctacgatagagatatacggtcttattataacgtaaaatgtcttggatttatgtgaaattccaagactGTTCAGAGGTTGCCTAAAAACTTGGTTTTTAAATGATATAAAAGCAGTAATTCGCTATGGGAGATATGAAAACTCTTGGACAAATAGGGCATGCAGATGTAAAATGACGGGTTTTTGCCGGATTTGTGATCACTCCAtcttgctattgatggagtgacGTCCGGAttagggatctcatcccaagattgtcatatcctggacaatcctgggatgttggtgcaaaaatttttgtttttcactggaattgtggtcacttctcctttttAATGATGGAGtaacctccggattggggatctcatcccaggattgtcacatcctggacaatcctgggatgctggtgcaaaattgtgggttttttgccggaattatggtcacttcttctttgtaataataaagtgacctccggattggggatctcatcccaggattgtcacatcctggacaatcctgggatgctgatgcaaaattgtgggtttttcgccggaattgtggtcactcctgattggtaatgatggagtgacctccagattcAGGATCTAatcccaggattatcaagtcctggacaattagaggatgctggtgcaaaattgtgggtttttcgccggatttatggtcacttcccattagtaatgttggagtgaccactactctggcgaaaaaaccacaattttaCACCAGAattccctaattgtccagggcttgataattctgggatgaaatccctagtccggaggtcactttatcattaccaatgagaagtgaccacaattccggcgaaaaacaaacatttttgcaccagcatcccaagATTGTCCAGAATGTGACaattctgggatgagatccttaatccggaggtcactccatcaatagcaagaagaagtgaccacgattcctaagaaaaattcaaaattttgcagtagcaTTCCCATCATTGGGGGTACAGTTACCACCAAATTATCATAATCTGGAGGCAGAAAGCACCTCTCCGACAATATTCATACTATTCCCGGAGCGATAATGCCTGGGAATAATAGCCGAGATTATACAATCAAGGCTCCTGCATGTAATGGTcataaggaaaaaattcccataaagtgtttaaatttcgttGAATTGTCATCCGAGAGCGAATGAGAAAgtgtaatagaaaaatttaatgcgttagaaagagatatcgctaaagttttcttggcgcgaagctgaaaccaagaaactgacaagtgggataacgcaaattttgattttactttcctggataattcgtcgtaaagtagaataccgacagtcttggtctttattttgatttttatcttgatcttgaaaggtgtctctatcctagaataccacccAATATTTCACGAGTTTTAAATCGCTATAACTTTGGTTCTTTCAGCTACAGCCTACTTATAATGACTGTTTTGGAAACGTCTGAATCTGGACATACTTACTTACTTAACCGGCGCTACAGCTGGTCTCCAGCCTTGGCCTGATCAAGAATCCTCCTCCGTCTGTCCCTATCCCGCGTCACTGTCCGCCAGTTCGGCACCCCTATTGACTTGGCGTCCTGGTCCACGCCGTCGATCCATCTGAGGCTGGGCCTTCCTCGTCGCCTCGTGCCATAGACTCTACCCCAGAGGACTTTCCGAGCTGGGTCGTCTTCATCCATACGTGCTAGATGACCAGCCCACCGCAGTCTATTAAGGCGTATTTGCTTGACGACATTTACCTCTCGGTAGCGCTCGTACACCTCATGGTTGTATAGACTGCGGAATTGTCCTCCCTCACATACTGGGCCAAAGATCCTTCGCAGGATCCTCCTTTCGAATACGGACAGGAGTTCGCATTCACTTTTGCTAAGTGGCCAGGTCTCGGATGAGTATGTGAGTACTGGCAAGATCATGACCTTGTACAGCAGGAGCTTCGTCTTGATGGACAGGTGTTTGGATCTGAAGAGTCTTGATAGACTGAAGTAAGCTTTGTTTGCTTTTAACAGCCGCGCGCGGACTTCGGTGGTGGTATTATTGTCGGCTGTTATTGTGGACCCAAGATAGACGAAGGAATCTACGACCTCAAATCTGTAGTTTCCGACTTCTACTTGACCGATGTTCTCCGTAGATGAAGTTGGAGTCGTAGTTGGCGTTTTTGCTGACAATGCCAccatatattttgttttgtccTCGTTGATGTGCAGCCCCAAATCTTGCGCAGAGCGTTCAATCTGGGTGAAGGACTCTGGATCTGGACAATACActgagataaaaattattccgattaaattattttttcaatgaaaatttttgcgacaaaaattacaatgtgttctttgcatttttgacccataaatgttctttttatcgatttgcaatgttttagacagttgtagagTGTATTGCGAGATCTTTCCAAAGATAGATCAATGACCGTTATAGGTTATGTAGAACCGGAGATATGAGCttgtaaagaaaaacctaaaaatggcgatatctcgggttctaggAGTCCCCTAGGAAGtcaaatgacctatcgttCGAAAGCTCTTGATACCAGCTATAgcatatcgagggctgcattgtaaaaccggctaagtcggtatgagctccgaaccgacttagccggttttacaatgtagccctcgatatactaaaatttcaaccaCCTacgatatattttttacattttagctAAAAAGGACGCCGTtttgaaaattggccgccatatgCTTTTTAGCCGACGAAACCGAACctcactcatttttttttcttttctaaggAACATTTATGCTAATTTTCTAGTTTCTAGCACTGCCTGCAGTCTTTTGCCTCGAATTTACATAAGAGAGACCAACGTGAATTCCTCAAGAATTGAACATTGAATTCCTCATGAGACGTGCCTCCTCTAAGTATGTATTTCTTCAACCTTCCCAACCAACaataatataaaacttttccttatCATAGATAATATTATTGGAATTTGATCGATTTGCGTCAACAGCACGCGATTTGCACTCTCAGtggaaggaaaagaagaaaaaagattaatgACTTTATTTTGTATGGTGGAGTGGAGAACCTTTGTTGAGTGATATATCAGCGATTATTTCATTGAGGAATGAAGCTCAAAATCCACATGGAAGTCGAATCATTACGGAGAACTTTGTCCCCATCGCATGGGGAATTCTCAACCACCATCGAAtagaaacatgaaaaattgacgaaagaagcaaaaaaaaaaattccaaactaATCAATCTGATATGGAGAGTATTGAGTCACAAAAGCAGTGGACTTTTGTCCTTCGCTGCAATgtaattgttaaaaaagaagtcaaagagaggcatgaatttaaattggcaatttattgATCATTTCGCATGCATTCaagaattaatcaaaatctcTCTGTGTGCATCCTCTCAATCCCCCACACTgtctaataaaagaaaaataataatttaaattgccTCCCAATAAAAGTTAATTCACATTCGTCTCTCATCTAATAAAGTTATGcagaactttttatttttttaatgctaaaCGAACGACTTTATGTCTGCTTGAATTTGCAGTTTTTGCACAAAAGAAAgtcattcaaagaaatttttcttttcaatttcaattttattgaaaactcTGGATGATGCAGGGAGAAGAATTGCGACTGAGGAAGTTTTCAAAGTTAAACATACGATCTTTTGGCTTCTGCAGTGGATGCCCTGCCCATAAAGGAAGGGCTGAGATATAATCATAAAAAGTGTGACATAACTTCCGAACCATTAAATCATCGCTCTAAACAAATCTCTCAATCACGAATCTTTATCGTTTGCACACTTCTCACCCACCCAAGCCTGGGTTCCCCCATCGaataaaaaaagggaaaaatgtgTAATCTCTTCTGGTCAAAAGTAAGGCACGATTTTGATGGCCTTTGTACCGtcgtaaagaagaaaatctggTTGCAGCGACCACCCTCCCCCATGCGgatgaattttctcccaaaaagaaaatgagttttCGCGAGATTTTCCCTTCAAAGGGCGCAAAATGAACCATTTACCAATTTATATTGGATGTTCTTCCAGTTCAGTGATTACATCACGTAATTTAAACGATTATTCCCTCAAAGAAACATTTGGGAGTGGAAAGAAAACTCCCCTCATGAAAGAAAACACCCTcgtttacttaaaaaatattattttctgtttttccttaataaattataaaaaaaaaatgtttaattctttGCCCTATTCTCCCATATTTTATTAccagaattatttttctttataatctaTGTAAATCATCTTAGCGTCTTTGAGTTGTTTAGCTATAATGCGATTTTCTGGCTTTTTCTATCGCTGGGGAGCTTCTGGGGAGCTTGGAAAAATGGCGGAAAGTAATCACTATTTTTAAcggtttttcatttaaattttcttataaaaagaactcacaatttttctctttagcGTCCTTTGGAtgcttttaatattcttttgatgctttttcactatttttccCAACGGAAAACGGTTTATATTCTAGTTTTCGATGGAAAATTTGACGGAAAATACgggaaaactaaaaaaaaccctGCCGTGCGAACGGGACAGTATTAGTGGTTCGTGAGAGTGAGAGAATGGATACCTTCGTCTCAATTCCTCCTCAATCAACAGCGCCATAGCTTGTAGCGGAAGTTGTTGAAACTCACAGAACAACgctttcagaattttttatttgctttttaatttttttcttatcaaacgCTCTAAGAAAGATCTTGCCGTAAGGTCTTGAAAGAAAACTCTCCGGGAAAttagtggaaaattatttatttaattttaggatCAAAAACTGTTATTTaggtgagaaaattggaaCCTTTTTTGTTCTCCTTTGTGTCAATTTTAGGATTCTTTGAATTCctaaaaagaaatccttaaaaaatattttctagatCTTTGTGCAATGACGACAACAACATATGGAGAACATCCCGATGTTACCTTTGTATTTCCACTGGAGCATGGAGCTGTGGTGCGTGCTGAGAGGTTGAAGCTTAAACAAAGAAGTGAAGTATTCCGGAGGATGTTTTCCGCGGAATTCCTCAGCAATCAACCGATAGAGATTACGGATATTTCCGTGGACATCTTCAATGATCTCATGAAGtacattttcaatgaattcatTCTTACGGTGTCAGTAGCTAATTACCGAGAGATCCTCTACATCGCCACCAAATACATGATCGCCCCATTGATCCAGAAGGTGATCAGTGTGGCTGTGAATCTCATGACTCAATGGAATCTCGGTGAACACTTTGAAACATTTGAACGCTATCAGATTAAGAAGTTGGATGATAAAATCCAAGAAGTCTTCGAAATGGATCCATTGACTGTAATTCACAACCTAAAGAATGGTTCTGATTCTGAGATGCGTCTCGTGAAGCTTATTCTGCAGTCGCCAGTTCTCAAGTGCTCAGAATACGCACTATGCGACGCCGTGACCAGATTTATGGAAAGAACGGTCGTGCTATCGGAAGAAAAGATGGATATTGGTGAGGAAATGAGAAggaaatttgggaaaatgatTTATCTCATTAGATTCCCCGTGATGAGtctcaaagaattaattctctGCGGTAAAGAACCATCACTTCTGCCAAAGGATCTATTTGCTGATCTCCTACTTTGGGTGGAAGCTGGAGAGTACAGTGAGTCtgttcaatttttctccacaaaaaagagaattccCCCAAGTTCTGGAAATTGTGCAATTTGCAGTAAAATTATACGCTAGaactaagatttttttccctacATAGTTAAGTCTTCTCGATGCAGAAAACAACATTCAACCACCTCGATTAATTCCTATATTTGAGActgaattgaatattattaattaattaattaattaggtaATATTACTACCTAAACATAGCATattataaatcattaaaagaatttttttttttgtaaaactgctttagaattttatgtgaatttcagGGTAAAAAGCATGCGTTACCATATAGTGTTCCTGATCAAGAAAAGCATAATAAAACAAAGCTTTAAACTTGATTAATTTCAGCATAAAAGAACATATTTTGAGCTAAGACTGTCTGTAATTTTGTAatcaaattttgaaatatattttttttatatttacaatgaatttaataaaagaatttttaaaatgaatcttTTCGTTCtaattcagatttttaaaggttaaaaaaatcttttaaaaccTTGGAAATGATgctattttaatatatttatctGAGAAGCTTCATAAGTTTGTTTTGTGCCCTCTGTCGCATATAAGAAGCTTATCTATTTCTCCACGAGGCCATGACATCATTCTTGAGGAGATAAAACTGATAAGAACATTTTGTAAGAGATCATTAAACaatagagaaattttaaatagattttacatGATTTTCTACTCTTGAATCTTTTGgaagaattcaaaataaatttatgcattaattaaaactaaaattgtttaaaaacaaatgagaaacattagaaattaataatgagATTTGATATCTTTaactaattatttaaattacattaataGATTATTCTACAAAGCGTTCTTATGAGCGTAtaagaattaaatcttttcacCTTTATCACTATCTTACCCCTCTTACattcattcaatttgcaatttatttttataaatcaaaaataaatccacaaaaaCACATTgttattttagctgtgtttctttcagacacagcttttgtgtaccgagcaaaatcgaaagtcgtcagatcgggctcaaacttgggatgagcacgaattagggtccccacattccaaaaaacgtatgcgccaaaaataagttttttccggccggccgtccgtccgtccgtccgtccgtccgtccgtccgtccgtagtataacgctaaattgcgagagaacggtaatagatagagacttgcggtaaacggcaaagtttaaatatcgactggaagacatccgattttgatgtcaaattttaccccccacccccccgtccgccattttgaataacctcaaaattttgttttcgctatatctcagccgctattatagctagagggctgaaattttgatat from Lutzomyia longipalpis isolate SR_M1_2022 chromosome 1, ASM2433408v1 encodes:
- the LOC129788019 gene encoding BTB/POZ domain-containing protein 3-like is translated as MTTTTYGEHPDVTFVFPLEHGAVVRAERLKLKQRSEVFRRMFSAEFLSNQPIEITDISVDIFNDLMKYIFNEFILTVSVANYREILYIATKYMIAPLIQKVISVAVNLMTQWNLGEHFETFERYQIKKLDDKIQEVFEMDPLTVIHNLKNGSDSEMRLVKLILQSPVLKCSEYALCDAVTRFMERTVVLSEEKMDIGEEMRRKFGKMIYLIRFPVMSLKELILCGKEPSLLPKDLFADLLLWVEAGEYSESVQFFSTKKRIPPSSGNCAICSKIIR